The window AACGGCGATCTGCTGCGTGTAGATGTAGATGTCGGACTCGAAGGGCTTGATGGCATGTCGCTGTAAACTGTATTCATGGAGGGGCTCCTGTCGGAGATGTCTAGCTCTGAGAAGGAGGAAGTTTGTGACATGACGTCGGAGGCTTCGGACTCTGATTCGTCGACGGCCATTTTGTGAAGCATGACAAGTTCGCCAAGTCTGGGGTGGCAATTGTTAGCTCACTATATCTATATAGATGCATGTATTGTATGGATATGCGGCGTGCATGATATGCTATGGGCACTTACTCAACCAGCTGGGTGGGGGGAATCTTTGCGGCAATGatctctccagcttctgaCAAAACTCCGTCTAGTGTGTCTACCACAATAACGCCACCTTCATCGGCATGTCTGTGGAAATGTCTATGGCCCTTTTCACGGGGCTTTGTGACCAGCTGTAGGAGACCTTCGGGCAGCTCCCTCATCTCTGGTGTATAGCTTCCCACCGCAACGATGAGCCtgcccttctttcttccttcatgGTTCGTCAAAATCGAGGCATCAAACAGCTCTTCCCGAGACGGTGTGCAGCAGTAGATAATGTCGGCGTTGCGGATATACTCCTTCTGTAGGCGGTTGAACTCATGGAACGTAGGTGTCAAAATTGTAAACTTGGCCGCCTCCCAGCCTTCCCGCGCCTTTACTTCGGGAGGGATAATGGCAAACTTCTTTAGAATGCGGCCGGCGCTGTCAGAGAAGCGGTGGTTGATGATGTTGACGTGCTTGACTGTGCTACCCCTCATCATGAGCGCGAGGCGGACGTGCCAGTAGGCTTGCATGCCGCTGCCAAAGACGGTTATCGTCTTGACGTGGTTGCGGCGGTAGACGAGACATAGCGAGGCGAGGGCAGTGCGGAAAGCAGTGAGGGTGCTGGCGTGGACAAGACCAATGGGCTTTCCGTCTGGAGAGAACAGGTTGACGACGCCGGTTGGACTGATTTGCTGGATGGTGGGGTCCTTGGCTGCCTCGCCGGAAGTGAGAGATACCACTTATATGAATGTCAGTTGATGAGTGCTGAG is drawn from Trichoderma asperellum chromosome 4, complete sequence and contains these coding sequences:
- a CDS encoding uncharacterized protein (EggNog:ENOG41), encoding MTLTVLSDEQVKDILENLSLDELEDFRKTLASALHAFSTSLGTDGLGVFQQPHRVSTLHPDTQATTLYMPSCGPSGMGCKVVSLTSGEAAKDPTIQQISPTGVVNLFSPDGKPIGLVHASTLTAFRTALASLCLVYRRNHVKTITVFGSGMQAYWHVRLALMMRGSTVKHVNIINHRFSDSAGRILKKFAIIPPEVKAREGWEAAKFTILTPTFHEFNRLQKEYIRNADIIYCCTPSREELFDASILTNHEGRKKGRLIVAVGSYTPEMRELPEGLLQLVTKPREKGHRHFHRHADEGGVIVVDTLDGVLSEAGEIIAAKIPPTQLVELGELVMLHKMAVDESESEASDVMSQTSSFSELDISDRSPSMNTVYSDMPSSPSSPTSTSTRSRSPFGKHFRKTSSNVSDKDKEKQKDDALSRWLRDGTVVYKSVGVGLMDLVVGTELVEIAKRKNIGTQIEGF